The nucleotide window GACCTCGCTGTGGCGAACGACGCCTTCCACGCGGCGCTCCCGCTGCTGTGGGACGGCGCTGCCGGCGACTCCCGCGTTCCGGGCTTCGCCGCCGCGGCGAAGTTCGCGCTCGGGACCGTGCGCGGCGACGGCCCGCTCCAGGCGGCCGGCCTCGCCGACCTCGAGGTTGCCATCGACGTCAACCGGTTCTTCAACGTCTTCGATCTGATCCCGGTCGCGCAGGCGACCCCACCCGGCGATCCGCGCTACGCCCAGGTGCTGGCGCGCCTCGACGCGTACTTGAGCGATCCCGACACGCCGACCTGCTTCTTCACCCAGCCCGAGATCTGCGGCGACGCGGGTCTCGCACCGCGCAACGCCGTCGGCGCCCTCGTGCTCTTCGGCGATCTCTACGCCAAGGGCGGAGGGCTCGACGCTGCCAACGTCGTCAAGGCCGAATCCTGGTACGGCCTCGCGAACAACCTCTCGCACTCCACGCTCACGGCGCCGGGCTACCGCTTCCAGTCGGCCCTCGACGCGCGCGTCGGACACGCGCAGGAGCGAGCCGACCTCTATCAGGACTCGAATCCCTCGAACGATCCGGCGATCGTCGGCGCCGCCCACGAGGCATGCGCCGTCTGCCACTACAAGTAGCGCGGCTGCTCAGCGGTTCTGCTGCTTCCAGCGCTGGTACTTCTCGTGGAACTGCTGGCGCTGCTGGGGCGGCAGGCCGCGGTAGGCGTCGTAGTTCCGGCGTAGCCGTTCCTGCTCGTTCGGCGGCATCGCCTGGAAGCGCTGATAGCGGTCCTCGAGCGACTGCCGGCGCTGCGGCGGGAGCGCCTCGTAGCGGCGGTAGTTGTCCCACGCCCGCGCGCGCTCCTGCGGCGTCAGGTCGGACCAGTTGCGCGGGGCCGGCTGCGCTCCCGCGCTGGAGACGACGACGAGCACCGCGATCGTTGCCAACGCGCGCCCCATCATCCGTTCGACGGCGTCCCTCCGGCGTCGGGCGTGCCGCCGTCGTCCGTGTCGGTCGTGGCGATGGCGTCGAAGTGCTGCAGCTTCTCCATGTTGCGCAGTATCGGCAGGTCCATGAAGAGGTCGGGGCGCGCCGCCAGTGCAGGGGGCGGCTCGTCCGGAACGCGGCGTGCCTTGCGGGCGACGAGGCGCGTGCTCGGCGGCGCCTGAGCGACCGTGTCCCGGCGCGTCGTGCTCGTCGGACCCGCCGGTTCGTCCATCCCGCGCACGATCACCACGGCGAGCAACGCGACCGCACCCGTCGCGACGATCGGAACGCCCGATCGCAGCCACGCGAACGCCGAGCCCTGCTCCTCCTCGGCCGCGAGCTTCCGCACGTCGCGCAGCACGTTCTGCTCGAGACGCGCCGGCATCGGCGTCTCGACGGCGAGCGTGTCGATCGCAGCCAACACGCGGTCCGTCGACGCGCGCTCCGCGCGACATCGCTCGCAGGTCGCCAAATGGCGATCGAGCGCCCGGCGGCGCCAGCTCGCGAGCTCGCCGTCGTAGCCGGCGATCACCAACCTCTGTGCAGTGTGGCAGCGCATGGGTCCTCTACTACATGTGCTCTCGGAGACGAGCTTTCAACGCATGGATCGCCCGGAACAAGAGGGCCTTCACGGCCCCCTCGCTGCAGCCGAGAACCTCGCCCACGTCACGATACGCGAGCCCGTCCAGGCGCGACAGCGTGAGGGCGGCCCGCTGCTTGGGCGGCAGCGATCCGATGGCCTCCTCGAGGGCGCGCGCCAGCTCCCGGGTAGAAGCGCCCTCCTCGGGCGTGATGGCTTCCGGATCGGGGAGCGACGGCCCCTCGCGCATCTCCTCGCCTTCGGGGCGATCCCAGAGGTCGACCCGCAGATGGCGCTCCGGGCGTCGCAGCTCGTTCAGGCAGAGGTTGGTCGCGATCTTGAAGAGCCAGGTCGCGAAGCGGGCTTCCGGACGGTAGCGATGGCGGAAACGGAACACCTGCACGAAGACGTCCTGGGTGACTTCCTCGGCGCGGGCCTCGCTCCCCACGAGCCGGCGCGTGTACTGCAGGACCCTGGGGCCGAACTTCCCGAACAGCTCCCCGAAGGCCCCCTGGTCGCCCGCTTGGACCCGCAGCATGAGGGCGACGTCGGGGTCGGCACCTGCTGCCGCGGGTGCTGCAGCATCGACCTCGGTGGCGCCCTTGCCGGCGCCGGCTCGCAGCGGCGCCGTCACGGGACAGAGCTTAGGCCATGGCCCACGCGTTGCCCAGGGGATCGCGATGGCGGTCACGTGCCGACGAACACATGCGGCGGACGATCGTTGCGGCGCTGGCGTGCCCCCTGGGCGCCTGCTAACCCCGACCTCGTGGCCCTCGACGCCGCCGATGCTTCCCTCGTCCGTCACGTCGAGCGGATCGAGGCATACGTCCGCGGTACGGGCCTCCTGCAGATCCCACCGGAAGAGATCGAGCTGCGGCGCGCCCTGGCGGATTTCGTCATGGAGCGTACCCCGGCCCTGCTCCCGGGGTGGATGCGGGAGATCGGGCCGGCCCTCGGGATCCCCGAGCGCGACTGGACGGCGATCATCGCCGACCAGATGGCGGCCGTATCGCGCTGGACCCGCCACATCGCCGACCCGCGCGACATCGAGACGTATCTCTTCCTGCGCAGCCATGCCCGGCGCGGCTTCATCGCGCAGTTTCCCGCCTCGCGCTTCATCGCGGCGCAGATGCGTCTGGCGCAGCTCCTCGACGCCGAGATCCGGCGCATCCACGCCGGCGACCCGGCGCAAGCCGAACGCCTCACGACGCTCCTCTGGCAGGAGCTTCGCATCCGGGTGCTGCACATCACCGACTTCTTCGTCGACGGTCGCGAGGAGCTGCTGCTCGAGCAGGAGGCGAGCTACCGCCGGGCGATCGACCACGCCCCTGCCTGCATCCTGCGCACCGACACCAGCGAGGGTCGCCTGGTCGACGCGAACACGGTCGCCGAGCGCCTGCTCGGCATGCCACGCGCCGAGCTCGTCGGCCGGCGTTTCACCGAGCTCCTGCCGCCGGGCGAACGCGTCGCCGCCGAGGCGCTCCGGCAGGAGGCGCTCGCCCGCGGATCGGCGAGCCGCGACGATCTCCACCTCGTCGTCGCGGGCGGCCAGACGATCCCCGTCTACGTGAGCGTCGGCGCCATCGACTACGGCGATCGTCACTGGGTGCAGCTCGTGTGCATCGACATGTCCGAGCAGCGCCGCCTCGAGGCTCAGCTCGTCCAGTCCGAGAAGATGGCGGCGATCGGCCAGCTCGCCGCCGGCATCGCCCACGAGCTGCGCAACCCGCTCGCGATCGTGATGAACGCCCTCTACGACCTGCGCGCCCGCCTCGACCATGCCGACAAGGACGTCAGCGAAGATCTTCGCATGGCCGAAGACGAGATCGGCCGCGCGCAGTCAATCATCAAGAACCTGCTCGAGTTCTCGCGCGAGTCGGGCTCGGAGCTGGAGCGCCTCGACGTCAACGCCCTGGTCGAGCGGACGCTGCAGCTCCTCGAGCAGTACCTGAAGTCGAGCGGCGTCGAAGTGGCGGCAGAGCTCGGGCCGGTGCCCCCGTGCATCGCGAACGACAACGCCATGCGGCAGATCCTCCTCAACCTCGTCACCAACGCCGTGCAGGCGATGCCCCAGGGCGGCCGCCTCATGGTGCGCACGCAGCGCGCCGGAAGCGATCGCGTGCGCCTCGAGGTGCAAGACACCGGCGTCGGCATTCCCCAGGCGCATCTGCGCGACATCTTCAATCCGTTCTTCACGACCAAGGCGCCCGGCCAGGGCACCGGGCTCGGCCTGTTCGTCGTGCACGCGATCCTGCACCGCTACGGCGGCGACGTGCGGGTGACGAGCGAGCTCGGCGTCGGTACGACGTTCACCATCGAGCTGCCCTGCCTCTGCCACAGCGACGTCGTGCCGCGGGCGTCCTGAAGGGCGCCGATGACCGCGCGCATCCTGCTGGTCGACGACGAAATCAACATGGCGCGGACGCTCGCCAAGAATCTCGAGCGCGCCGGCCATGTCGTCACCCACGCGCTGCACGGCGAGGCGGCGCTCGGGCTGCTCGGCGCCGACACGTTCGACGTCGTGTTGACCGACCTGAAGATGCCGGTCATGGACGGCATGGGGCTCCTGCGCGCGATCCACGAGCGCGGCATCGGGATCGCCGTCGTCGTCCTCACCGGCTACGGCACCATCGAGAGCGCCGTCGAGGCGATGAAGCTCGGCGCCGCCGACTACCTCATCAAGGACGCCCGCCCGCAGGAGATCCTCCTCACGATCGAGCGCACGTTGAAGGTGCAGGCGCTCGAGCGCGAGAACGCGCGGTTGAAGCGCGAGATCGGACGTCTCGAACGCATCGGTGAGCTGGTCGGCTCGAGCGGCTCCATGCAGGAGGTCTACCGGCTCGTCGACGCCGTCAGCCAGAACAAGAGCACGATCCTCGTCTCGGGCGAGAGCGGGACGGGCAAGGAGCTGGTCGCACGCACGATCCATCAGCGCGGGCCGTGGGCCGCGGCGTCGTTCGTCGCCATCAACTGCGCCGGGCTGTCCGAGACGCTACTCGACAGCCAGCTCTTCGGCCACCGCCGGGGCGCGTTCACCGGCGCGGTCAGCGACCACGACGGCGTCTTTCGCGCCGCGGCGGGCGGCACGCTGCTGCTCGACGAGGTCGCCGAGATCCCGCTCTCGCTGCAGGCGAAGTTCCTGCGCGCCGTCCAGGAGCGCGAGGTCACGCCGCTCGGTTCGACCCGGCCCGTGCCCGTCGACGTGCGCCTCATCGCGGCGACCAACCGCGACATGACCGCCGAGGTCCGCGCCGGCCGCTTCCGCTCCGACCTCTACTACCGCCTGAACGTCGTCCACATCGAGGTGCCCCCGCTGCGCGCCCGCCGCGAGGACATCCCGCTGCTGGCCGACCATTTCCTCGAGCGCTACTCGCGCCAGTATCGCGTCGCCCCAAAACGCCTCGCAGCGGACGCGCTGGCGCGGCTCACCACCTACGACTGGCCCGGGAACGTGCGCGAGCTGCAGAACGCGATCGAGCGCGCGTTCGCGCTCTCGGTGGGGGACGTCATCACGGAAGACGCCCTGCCTCCCGGAATCACCGGGCGAGCTCGCCGCGTCCCGCTCGAGCGTGCCGACGGCAGCCTGCCGACCCTCGACGAAGCCGAATCCCGTCTCATCGCCGCCGCGCTCGCCGAGAGCAACGGCAACAAGAACGAGGCCGCGCGCCGTCTCGGCATCGATCGCCAGCGCCTGTACCGGAAGATCGCCAAGTACGGGCTCGGTTAGGAAGCCCGACCCAAGAATCCGTCTTGGGTCGGAGGCGAGAATGATGCGCTGGTGCCACGAACGCGACACACCCGCGTCCTACCCCGAGCCAAGACGTAGTCTTGGCTCGGCCTTGCTCCTAGCGCCGCATCACGACGAGGCCGACGTCGACGGGGAGGCCCTCCTCCCGCACCTGCCGGCTCGATGAAGACCACGTGAAGCCGCGCCGCGCTGCCTCGTCGTAGAAGCGCGCCGTGTCGATCCGGTGCCCGTCGGCGAGCAGCACGACCCCGCCCGGCGCGACCAGGTCCGCGAGCGCGTCCGCAACACGTCCGAAACACTCGCGGTCGTAGAGGACCTCGGCCGCCAGGACGACGTCGAATCGTGCCCGCCACGCGCAGCGGATGAAATCCGCGGCGACGAGACCGAGCGCGCGGCAGCCGTTCGCCTGCAGGGACTCACGTACGAACGCGAGCGGCGCCCGCTCCCGGTCGACGAACAGGACGTCGGCGCCGCGCCGTGCTGCAACGATCCCGGGAAGCCCGAGCCCGCACCCGATCTCGATCACGCGGCCGGCTCGCGCCGGAACGATCTCCGCGAGAAGCCGCCCGCCGCTCCACGCGTGCGCCCAGTACGGCGGTTCGGCGGGATGGTCGGAACGCAGGAGCGCGTCGCGATCGACGTACCGTTCGAGATCGGCCACTCGCCAGAGCGCGACGACCTCGTCGCCGACGGTCACCTGCGCCCGGGCCGCCTCGTAGCCGGCGATCACGCGTGTCGGCGCATCGTCGGGAGCCTTCTCTCTATTGTCACCCATTGGGGTTGGTGCTATCACGCGACGACTTCGCGGCACTGCGGGAGGACGAGATGGACGAGATGGTTCGGCAGACGGATCAGATCATCAATTTCACGCGCGAGATCAACCGGCGGATGACCGAGTCCGGCGTCTCGGGCGTCGAGGGCCTGGTGGGACTCTACGATCAGCTCCGCGGCGCGCTCGCCAAGGTGAGCACGCAGGAGATCGAGTGGGCGCAGGGCGAGGTTACGCGCGTGCTCGAGAGCCTCAAGCGTCTGTCGACCGAGCTCGGTCACCTCGCGGCGCTCAAGTCCGCGCTCGAGCACGGGCATTGATTCGGCCGGTCGTCGTACTGGCCGCGTGCCTGCTCGCGGCATGCGCGGGCGGCGGCCCTAGCGGAGGAGGGGGCGGTGGCGGCGGGAACAAGTGTAAGTGCGATCCGCCCGGCTGCCCGACCGTCTCCTACTCGCAGAACATCCAGCCGATCTACGACCGGTCCTGTGCCCAGTCGACGGCCTGTCACCGGGGGAGCGTTCCCGCCGGCGATCTCGATCTCAGCCAAGGCAAGAGCTACGGCCAGACCGTCAACGTCAAGTCGTCGCAACAGCCAAAGGTGCTCCGCGTGAAGCCCGGCTCGCCCGACAACAGCTACGTCTACCAGAAGATCATCGGCGCGCCCGGCATCTCGGGAACGCTGATGCCGCAGAGCTGTCCGGGCAACCCCCTGCAGGGCGCCGTCTGCCTCTCGGCCGACGACATCGCCGCGATCGGGCAATGGATCACCGAATGCGCCACCAACTCGTAGCAGTCCTCGGCGTCCTCGTCGCACTCGCAACCACTGCGCGCTTTTCGGCCGCGGAACCCTACCTGGAGGTCCGCGCCGGCGCCAAGTGCAACGA belongs to Candidatus Eisenbacteria bacterium and includes:
- a CDS encoding sigma-54 dependent transcriptional regulator, coding for MTARILLVDDEINMARTLAKNLERAGHVVTHALHGEAALGLLGADTFDVVLTDLKMPVMDGMGLLRAIHERGIGIAVVVLTGYGTIESAVEAMKLGAADYLIKDARPQEILLTIERTLKVQALERENARLKREIGRLERIGELVGSSGSMQEVYRLVDAVSQNKSTILVSGESGTGKELVARTIHQRGPWAAASFVAINCAGLSETLLDSQLFGHRRGAFTGAVSDHDGVFRAAAGGTLLLDEVAEIPLSLQAKFLRAVQEREVTPLGSTRPVPVDVRLIAATNRDMTAEVRAGRFRSDLYYRLNVVHIEVPPLRARREDIPLLADHFLERYSRQYRVAPKRLAADALARLTTYDWPGNVRELQNAIERAFALSVGDVITEDALPPGITGRARRVPLERADGSLPTLDEAESRLIAAALAESNGNKNEAARRLGIDRQRLYRKIAKYGLG
- a CDS encoding DUF3106 domain-containing protein codes for the protein MGRALATIAVLVVVSSAGAQPAPRNWSDLTPQERARAWDNYRRYEALPPQRRQSLEDRYQRFQAMPPNEQERLRRNYDAYRGLPPQQRQQFHEKYQRWKQQNR
- a CDS encoding zf-HC2 domain-containing protein, with product MRCHTAQRLVIAGYDGELASWRRRALDRHLATCERCRAERASTDRVLAAIDTLAVETPMPARLEQNVLRDVRKLAAEEEQGSAFAWLRSGVPIVATGAVALLAVVIVRGMDEPAGPTSTTRRDTVAQAPPSTRLVARKARRVPDEPPPALAARPDLFMDLPILRNMEKLQHFDAIATTDTDDGGTPDAGGTPSNG
- a CDS encoding methyltransferase domain-containing protein; translated protein: MGDNREKAPDDAPTRVIAGYEAARAQVTVGDEVVALWRVADLERYVDRDALLRSDHPAEPPYWAHAWSGGRLLAEIVPARAGRVIEIGCGLGLPGIVAARRGADVLFVDRERAPLAFVRESLQANGCRALGLVAADFIRCAWRARFDVVLAAEVLYDRECFGRVADALADLVAPGGVVLLADGHRIDTARFYDEAARRGFTWSSSSRQVREEGLPVDVGLVVMRR
- a CDS encoding sigma-70 family RNA polymerase sigma factor — protein: MTAPLRAGAGKGATEVDAAAPAAAGADPDVALMLRVQAGDQGAFGELFGKFGPRVLQYTRRLVGSEARAEEVTQDVFVQVFRFRHRYRPEARFATWLFKIATNLCLNELRRPERHLRVDLWDRPEGEEMREGPSLPDPEAITPEEGASTRELARALEEAIGSLPPKQRAALTLSRLDGLAYRDVGEVLGCSEGAVKALLFRAIHALKARLREHM
- a CDS encoding ATP-binding protein, encoding MALDAADASLVRHVERIEAYVRGTGLLQIPPEEIELRRALADFVMERTPALLPGWMREIGPALGIPERDWTAIIADQMAAVSRWTRHIADPRDIETYLFLRSHARRGFIAQFPASRFIAAQMRLAQLLDAEIRRIHAGDPAQAERLTTLLWQELRIRVLHITDFFVDGREELLLEQEASYRRAIDHAPACILRTDTSEGRLVDANTVAERLLGMPRAELVGRRFTELLPPGERVAAEALRQEALARGSASRDDLHLVVAGGQTIPVYVSVGAIDYGDRHWVQLVCIDMSEQRRLEAQLVQSEKMAAIGQLAAGIAHELRNPLAIVMNALYDLRARLDHADKDVSEDLRMAEDEIGRAQSIIKNLLEFSRESGSELERLDVNALVERTLQLLEQYLKSSGVEVAAELGPVPPCIANDNAMRQILLNLVTNAVQAMPQGGRLMVRTQRAGSDRVRLEVQDTGVGIPQAHLRDIFNPFFTTKAPGQGTGLGLFVVHAILHRYGGDVRVTSELGVGTTFTIELPCLCHSDVVPRAS